The genomic segment GCCAGCAACGCGTCGATCCGATCCCGCCAGTAGCCGGTGGGCCGGGCCTGGGGATCCTCGACGAAGAGCACGAGCTGGCAGCCGCGCCGCTCGTCGTCGACGCTCACCAGGCAGATCGGGGCGCCGCACGCCTCGGCCTGCCGCTGGATGCTCTCCGGGTAGAGGGTGTAGCCCATCCGGTGCACCGCGCGGTGCCGGCCCACCACGTGCAGGTTGCCGTCCTCGTCCAGCCGGCCGAGGTCGCCGGTGCCGAACCAGCCGTCCGGCACCGGCCGCAGCCGTCCCTCCTCGTCGAGGTAGCCCTCCATCAGCCCGGCCGAGCGCACCTGCACCTCGCCGTACCCGCCCGCCGCACCCGACCGGTCGGGGCTACCGGGCGGCGGCGGCGCGCCACCGCCGCCCGCGCTCCCGCCGGCGCCGCCGCCCGTGCTCCCGGCCGGCTCGGCGATCCGTACCGACACGCCGGGGAGCGGCTTCCCACAGCCGACCGGGTTGTCCGCCGTGGCCAGCGCGACGTTGCCCACCTCGGAGAGGCCGTACCCGTCGAGCAGCGGGGCGCCCAGCTCGGCGGCGAACCGGTCGGCGAGCGCGGGCGGCAGCGGCGCGCCGCCCACGCACCACATCCGGACGCTGGCCAGCCCGGCCCGGGTGGCCGGCCGCCGCTCCAGCAGGCCGAGCAGGGCGTGGTACGTCGGCGGCGCCGCGTCCACCGCGGTGACCCGGTGCTCCCGCACCGAGTCCAGCGCGTCGGCCAGTCGCCGGTACGGCGCCACCAGCAGCGAGCAACCGGTCAACCACCAGATCAGCACCAGCGACATGCCGTACTGGTGGGAGAAGGGCAGCAGCGGGAACAGCACGTCGTCCGGCCGGTAACCCATCACCCGCATGGTGACCAGGGTGTTGGCGATCAGGGAGCGGGCCGACCGGACGACCCCCTTGGGGCGGCCGGTGGTCCCCGACGACCAGAGCAGGGCCGCGTCCCGGCGCGCCGCCCAGGCCCCGAACGGCCCTGCCGGGCCGCCCACCAAGCCGGCCGATTCACCCGCGCCGGCCCGATCACCCGAGCGGGCCCACTCGACCGCGCCGGCCGAAGCCGGGCCGGCGGTGTCGTCGACGCCCTCCTCGCCGGCGGCGATCAGCTCGTCGTATCCCCGTACCCGGTCGACGCCGAGCACGGCGGTCAGCGCCCGACCGGTGTCGGCGAGGTCCGCCGTGGAGCCGAGCAGGGCCCAGCGGACCCCGGCCCGGCCGACCACCCCGACGGACTCCGCGGCCGTCTGGCGGGCGTCGACGAGCACCAGCGAGACGTCCAGCCGGATCAGGGCGAGCATCGCGGTCAGATAGCCGGGATCGTTCTCGCCGAGCAGCAGCACCCGGTCGCCCGGGACCACGCCGATCGCGGTGAGGTGACGGGCGAGCAGGTCGACGGTGGGCGCGCAGGCCGAGCGGGTCAGCCGCCGGCCGGCCGGCGCCGGAACCGTCCGGCTGGCCGGGACGGATACCGGCCGGGCCATGGTGGTCATGCCGGCACCGCCGAATCCCGCCGCGGCGCGTCCAGTCCGCGCAGCGCCGGCAGGCCGACGGCGACCGTCGCGACCGCCGCGGTCAG from the Solwaraspora sp. WMMD1047 genome contains:
- a CDS encoding class I adenylate-forming enzyme family protein: MTTMARPVSVPASRTVPAPAGRRLTRSACAPTVDLLARHLTAIGVVPGDRVLLLGENDPGYLTAMLALIRLDVSLVLVDARQTAAESVGVVGRAGVRWALLGSTADLADTGRALTAVLGVDRVRGYDELIAAGEEGVDDTAGPASAGAVEWARSGDRAGAGESAGLVGGPAGPFGAWAARRDAALLWSSGTTGRPKGVVRSARSLIANTLVTMRVMGYRPDDVLFPLLPFSHQYGMSLVLIWWLTGCSLLVAPYRRLADALDSVREHRVTAVDAAPPTYHALLGLLERRPATRAGLASVRMWCVGGAPLPPALADRFAAELGAPLLDGYGLSEVGNVALATADNPVGCGKPLPGVSVRIAEPAGSTGGGAGGSAGGGGAPPPPGSPDRSGAAGGYGEVQVRSAGLMEGYLDEEGRLRPVPDGWFGTGDLGRLDEDGNLHVVGRHRAVHRMGYTLYPESIQRQAEACGAPICLVSVDDERRGCQLVLFVEDPQARPTGYWRDRIDALLASYERPNAIEVLPRLPVGSTGKVDRAQLTELAARRRGTVRRDPPAATRHNQEDL